The DNA sequence GCCAACCGAGATCTCGGCAATCTTCGGCTGCTCTATCGGGCCTACTTCACCCATATCGGTGAAGAGGACCGCCCAAATCCATTTCGAAACCTGTCATTCAAGGAGCAGGCCGTCGCCAAGGTGGCCGCCTTCGAAAATGCGTTTGTCAGAGAAAAGATTCTGGCGCCCGGCATGTTCGATGCCATCAACGAGGAAGCCCGCCTGATCATTTTCGCGCTCGTGGAAACGGGGTGCCGACCGAGTGAGATCGCAAACCTGCTGCCGGAGCACATTCACCTGGACGCACCCGTCCCCTATATTTCCATCCAGCCCACAACAGATCGCGAAATAAAGACCCGATCTTCGATCCGGGACATTCCGCTTGTAGGCGTGTCTCTCGAGGCGATGAAACGGGCACCCAACGGTTTTCCGAAATACCGCGACAAACCTGACAATCTGTCCGCCTTTCTGATGTCGGCCTTCAGGACACGAAAACTCCTGCCCTCAAGCCAGCATAGAATTTACTCCTTCCGCCACGCCTTCGAAAAGCGCATGCAGGAGGCGGGGCTGGATTACGGATTACGGTGCCTTCTCATGGGGCATACCACGTCCCGGCCGGAGTATGGAGATGGCGGGTCTCTCGACTACCGGCGGGCCGAACTCCTGAAGATCACACATCCGTTCAGTCACGATCTTTTTCCGCCAGTCTGACCAGTTCGACTTCAAAGCCCAGGTTCGATCTCCCCATATTTCCCGCAAGTTTTGCTCATTCAAACAAAGCAGGAGCTGGACAAGTGAGTTCTGAACCAGTCCAACGGCGTCAATCGGTGCGCTCTGGTCTGACAAACCGGACATCCATGGCGATGCTGATTGTTGAACGCACCCCCAAACAGAGTTAGCTTTTCCTTGGCGCTGCCTGCGCCTCCCTCCCTCCAATGGGAAAGCAACCGACATGCAAGGCGATTATCCCCGATCTTCCCACTGGTCGAGAGTCTGCATGAGGAGGGGTTGCACGAGTTTCTCGATATAGGAGGGAGATGAATGAAACTCTCAGTTCCACTATTTCGTCTGGAACGTCAGGCAAAATTCTTGTCCGAGCAGGAAGGGCTGCCTTTGCACGAAGCGCTGGATCGCGTTGCGCATGGTGAGGGGTACCAAAGATGGAGCCAACTCGCAGCATCCCATAGCCAAGCCATAGCCGCAGAGCGGATTCTCGATCAACTTTGCAATGGAGACATCGTATTGCTCTGCGCCAGACGCGAGCACGGCAAGACAACATTGGCTTTTGAAATAATGTCGGAGGCCATCAGACAGGGCCGGAGAAGCGCCTATTTCACTTTGTATGAATATGAAGATGATGTGGAAAAGCGGTTAGAGGCCGTCGGGATAAAGCCGCACGAGACCGCGAGCCTGTTCACCTATGATACCTCTGACGACATCAGCGCATCTCATATCGCAAACAAGATGTCTGCGTTCCCGCCAGGCGCTCTCATAGTCATCGATTACCTTCAGATTCTGGATCAGCAGCGCAAGAAACCAGCCTTGGCAGAACAACTGGTCACGTTGAGCGAGTTCGCAGCATCAACGGGTGCCATTGTCATCCGCATCTCGCAGATTAACAGAACCTTTGCGCCAAGACGCGGGGAGTATCCGAGCCTGGACGATGTACACTTCCCTAACCCAGTGGATGTAGAGCTCTTTACAAAGACTTGTTTCCTGAATGATGGCGAAGTTCGCATTTCAAGCTCGGCTTAGCGCTCGATCAGAACTCCGACATTCTTTTTGCCGCGCAAGGCACTCATGAGCTTTCTCGGTTGCTGAGTCCTGCTCGACACATGCATACAGCAAGATGCTGCCAGATCGTCATCTCTCGGAGAGATATGACAATCGATGCAATGAGGACCTAGTCCGACCCGGACGGATATGTCCTGCTCCATGCCCACAGGAAGCTGCACTCACCACCTGACCGTTCCAAGGCAAGACATACACGCTTCACCGACTGAGAATTTCTTCTGGTCGATGATCTCTGCGCAGACTTTCCTCCTGAAGCGTCAAATCTGCCAATTCGCCTGTGAATAAATTCCATTGGATTGGATGAGATTCCAGCCTCGGGTCAAAGACTCGCCCAGTCGCCGACCCCAAACATGCGCATCCCATCCATGGCCAATAGGTCCAACAGCAACGCTTCAGTTTGCACGTCATGCAGCTCTTGAGAGGGCGTGGCCTGTTCTTCGCCATCATGGTTCCTGACTCTGCATGGCCGGAAATAGCGACTTGTTTTGGCAAGTGTCGCCGGGATTCTCATCTGGTTGCCCAGCCCATCGCCGCCGACCGCCTGCATCTCTCTCTATCGGTACTCTACGTGGGAGAGGTGTTGCCTTCAGCAATCATCGAGCTTGCCTCGCTGACGGGAGGCGCCGTCAGGTTTGTTGAATTCGATCTCGTCTTCGACCGCGCTCTGTCGTTTCGCAACAAGCGGCGCGCAAAGCCCTTTGTTCTTGTAGCAAGCGATGAGTCGGCCGCCATCGTCAGGAACCTCTCCCGAGAGATCGAACGAACACTTTCCATGCTTTCCGGAGCTCCAGCCCGCCCTGTGTCGACATCAACGCCCCACGTCACACTTGCCTAGGATGAGACTCATATTCCAGAGGAGCGCATCAATCCGATCAGATTTCCCATCAAAGCCCTGACACTTGTCCACAGCCATATTGGAAAATCCCGATACGACATACTGGGGCGCTGGCCACTCGTTTCGAAATAGCAAGGATGTCCAAATTTCGAGTGGACAGCCAACATTACGTCAAACCGGAATCTGCCCCTTCAGGACTTTGCGGTTGCGCCCGCCATTTATAGAGAGCAAGTCGGGGAGCAGTCAGGGAAATACACAGAGGTAACTTCACGAATGGATCTCAAAGCTCTCTCTTTGACGCCGATGGACCTGCCCCACATCGGCACCGTAAAGGCGCGTCCGAATACGTTAAGGATACATCGCGCCCTTTCCAAAATGAAGGAGCTCGACACAATTCCGGCGACAGATTTTGTCCGGGATATTCTGAAGATCGTAATCATCGAACCAGATGATGAAAAGTTCGCGGCAACCCTTGCAGATCTCGACGCATCACAGATTGACGAAATCGCAGAGAGCTCGGCGAGGTTTGCATTGCGCGCGGCTTGTTCCAGACAGAGCCAGACGAATGGCCGGGAGCCAGCGCCTCACAAGGGCTTAAGGACCTGTACGCCTCAGAATTTGGCATATGGGAGGAAAGCGTCAGCCAGATCGCGCTCTCCACTCAAACCAAATTCCTTGACCCCCTTATGAAAACCGAGATGGAACGGACACAGCGGATCCTCAATTCCTCTGGTTTGCAGGCTGCTCTCAAATCATTCGCACTGCCCAAGTATAATTTTCCCGCACTCGCCCTTCCTGCTTCCACCCTTTCAGCATTCTCGGTACTGCAGAAGGATGCGCTGGCAATGGAGCAACTTCGCAAATTCGCCGCCGACATGCAGGGGTTCACCGCACCGCTGGCCGCGGCATCATTCGCCCTCAGTGCACAGTATAGTGACCTCGAACGGGTAACTCAGGCAATTGCCGACCAGTTCAGGCCATTCGAGCGCATTGTTGCCAGCAACTGGACCGCTTCCCCAATGTTCGAGACAGGCCAGCTCGCTGAGCTGCTTGGTCGACCCGGTTTCAACGCGGCGGCGATTGTCGGTCTTGAACGCATGGCGAGCCGGGCTGCAATCTCCGAATTGCTATTTGCTTATGAGGGGCTCGGTGAGCCTGACGCTGGCGACGATCTTCGCGAGGCCCTGGATGCCGTACAGACTCTCGACACGGAAAATGCCGAGGAAGTCGCCTCGGAGGCAGCAATTGCTTACGCATCACGCTTCACAGATGCCGCAAGCATTCGGCGCCCGCTTCTCCAAAGGGAAATCTCTGCCGACTGGGTGGCGGTTGTCATAAGCGCTGCTGCACTTTGGTACGCCTCCCAGAGCCCCAACCATGAAGACAATGCCAGACTGGAAACCGAAATTCGCGGGGTCCGCACAATTCTGGAACAGGAACGCGCAGACCGTGCGGACGAATTGGCATCCATTCGCCGACTCACAGCCCGCTACAATCTGAGAGCGGCCCAGAATACCGATGCAGCCATCATCGCCGAAATTCAGCCCGATCAACTGGTGCGCGTACTGGAACAAGATGGAGATTGGGTCAGGGTGGAAGTCATCCCCTATGCTGGCGGGGATCCGCTTGAAGGCTGGATGCATCGGGGAGGCCTTCGTCCGCTTGGCCATTGAGCGGTCTTCCAGTTGATCATCTTTTCCAGCTCAAAAAATTCACGATCTTGCGCATCCATAGACCCGCGCTAGGCCCCCATGGGCGCAAAACAGCCCACGTCATTTTTCCCATTCAGTCTGATCCTGAAGCACGGCACAGTTTGGGGAATTGTCGCCCAACTGGCAATTTAAGGTAAGAAAGTGATAAGCGCATACTGAGAACATACTAGAAATCGGAGTTCCTGTTTGGCAGACGAAAACCCCTCGGCCCAAATTTTCACGAACGGCTTTGAAGTTTCGCTTCCCGAACGTGTCGATGCCATCGTTCGCGATTTTCCGAACCCGAAGGAGGTTGCGCCTGAACGCGACCGGCTATCTCCTCATTGGTTCACTCATTGGACCGGAGGCAAACTTTATCATCTCAGACAGAGTTCTGGCGGCCCAAATCTTGATGGACAGGAAGTCAGTCTTGAAACACGCCAGCATCCCTGGCTTTTGCGAGCACGCCTGGAAGACGCGATGGCTGAAGTCTTCCCCAATTACGACCCGCTAAAACTCCGTCCCTTCACATTTCTCGCGCAAAAGACAGAGCTGGTCGCCGAAGCCGCGACCGAGGCGGGAATAAACCCGAAAGAATTGGCAGGGATCACGGTTACCCCGCGATATGAGCTCAATGCCAAGATTTACGAGCCCCAGAATGGCGAAATAAGGATCGGCATCTTCGTCAATATACGTCTTGCCTATGATATCGACCTCCACCTACCCGATCTTCAGACGAAAGGCGTCGCGCTCGGGGGGCTACATGTGATCAGGCGCAATCCTGCCCCTGGACAGCGAAGGTACCTTGGCCGAATTGGCAATATTCAGGGAAGCAATCTCACACTGAGCGAGTCCTATGACAGTCCGGATATGAAAGTCGGCAGTGTCAAACTCGAAGGATCGAAAGAGAACTTTTCTCTTGTTCTCAGCGCAATTCTTCGAGGAGCAAAACGCAAATTCGATTTGGCGCTGGGGCGTGTAGAATCAAGATATCGACTTGGACCCGACTTCGATCAGCAAGTCGAGCTGATGGGAACTTTCCTACGCAAGAAGTCTGTGACGCTTGGTGACGGTATCGAGGCCATTGTAGGTGAACGGATCGCCTTTTCCAATACGGGCGAAACTCCATCTATCTACAAAGCTCCACCAGTCGACTATGTCTTTGGCCGTTCAGGGGCTCCTGTCGCAAGTTATGCCTGGGATGGCCTTGCCGAAAATGGACCCTATGACCGGACATCCTATGCCAAACGCAATCCGCGCCTGCTGGTCGTGTTGCCGAAAGCGACAAAAGGGAAAGTGGAACAATTCCTGGCCGCATTCAGAAATGGCCTAGGAACCCCGAATAAAGGCTTTCCACAAGGCTTTCTTAAGGTGATGGGACTTGCGAGCCTCGAATACGACATGTGCACCGTGGATCTCAATGGATTAGCCACCCATGCCGTGGCCTCTGCATATTGCGACCAAATCGGGAAAAAGCTGGAAGGCGAAGCCCATTACGACGCGGCCATCGTTGTGCTTCAGACAGAGCATAGTGACCTGCGCGGTGAAGCAAGTCCCTATTTGCAAACCAAATCCATGTTGATGACTCTCGGTATTGCGTCTCAGGAAATCCGGATGACCACAATCACCCAGGATCCTGCTTTTGCCGGCTATTCTATGCGCAATCTCGCAATCTCACTCTATGCCAAATTGGGTGGCATTCCCTGGACGGTTCACCACGACCCGACGGTAGCAGATGAACTCATCATCGGAATGGGTTTCACGGAGCTTTCCGATAGCCGGATCGAAACGCGGCAACGTCATGTTGGCATCACAACGGTCTTTAGCGGCGACGGGAATTATCTGCTCGGAAATGTATCGAAGGAATGCGCCTATTCCGATTATCCAGACGCCCTGCGATCGTCGGTCATGGATGTCCTCCGCGATGTCAAAGCGAGGAATAACTGGCAAAGCGGTGATACAGTCCGCCTGATCTTCCACGCCCATCGGCCCCTGAAAGGCATCGATGTGGACAAGATCGTATTTGAATGCGCACGTGAAGTTGGCGCGGATCAAGATGTGGAACTGGCGTTTGTGACAGTCACGGAAGATCATCCCTTCTATCTGATCGATAGAAACGCAAAGGGCCTCCAGGCGAAGAGCGGCATGAAGGGCGTTTATGCTCCTGACCGCGGAACAATTGTCCGGTTGGGCCGCAATACACGCCTGCTCGCAACAAGTTCAGGGACACTCATAAAACGTGAACTCACACCCCTGCCCCGGCCCCTTCTCGTCAGTGTCCACCAAGGTTCAAGCTTCACGGACGTCGATTATCTTTCGGAACAGGTCCTCAAATTCACCAGCCTGTCCTGGAGATCGTATCTGCCATCCGCCATTCCTGTGACCATCTCATATTCCGAACGAATTGCGGAAATGCTTGGCCGGCTAAAAGCCATTCCGGGCTGGTCGACACTGGCGCTTTCAACCAAGCTGAAATTCAGCCGGTGGTTTCTGTGACAGCGCTCTACACCTCCACCCTTGCGGGCGTTATCGCCGCCGCGAACTCGGCCCTTTCCGCAGCTCCCAATGCTCAAATCCCAGCTGCCGGTCTGGCGGCTTTTATAGCGAGGCGGCACTCTCTTCAGGAAATTGAAGCACGCCCTTTGTCTGCCCCTGCCGACTTAAGCAGAACCTTGCGGCAAGCACCTGCTCTGGCAGGATACGGTTTTCACCTGAAAACAGCTGACGACGAGACACGATCCGCATGGACTGAGGCGCTCGAGACTTTGCAGGGTCGATCACAATTCCCGGGCGATGGTCAATATTTCGCCAATGACCCGGTCGAGCTCCTCGGTGTAATGAGCGGTATTCAGGAACTCGAACCAAATGGAGGGCCGCATTCAGCCTGGCTTGCAGAACTCATTCGAAGCGGTCTACAGGCAAGACACATCAAGACACCCATCACGGCTCTCGCCGCGATCATTGTGCTTGCAAAGCTCGATCCGTCCTCGGACCTGCCGGAGTTCCCATTTAGTCAGGATGAGCTCCTTCAAAGCGATGTGCTTTTGCTCTGTTCTGCTTTAATCCTCGCTTTTGATCTGCCCGATTACGATCTGTTGCCTCGTCTCGAGACCGCATTTTCAAAGCTGATACTGGAAGAACAAATTCGCTTAAATTCGCCCGCACAATCCGCTGCGGCTATTGTATTGGCGCAGCGGCTTTCTGATCGTGTACTGCTCGACATACAGGATGATGTCTCCACCCTCGACAGGGTTATCAGGCTGTGCAGGCGTTTTCCGCTCTTCGTCAAACCCCTGCAAAATCGTTATGCCGGACGCCCGGCTTTTGAAATCAACGACGAATATGATGTTCAGGATCTCTTCCATGGCATCCTGAAACTTCATTTTGATGATGTCAGGCCTGAAGAAGTTGCCCCTTCGGTTGCGGGAGGCTCATCCAGGGTGGATTTCTATCTCAAACGGGAACGCCTCATCATCGAGGCGAAATTCATGGGTCAATCGATGACCCAGAAGAAGCTCCGTTCTCAGTTGATTGATGATATTACCCTGTATGCGGCAATGGACCAGGTCGACCAGCTCGTTTGCCT is a window from the uncultured Hyphomonas sp. genome containing:
- a CDS encoding DNA helicase, producing MKLSVPLFRLERQAKFLSEQEGLPLHEALDRVAHGEGYQRWSQLAASHSQAIAAERILDQLCNGDIVLLCARREHGKTTLAFEIMSEAIRQGRRSAYFTLYEYEDDVEKRLEAVGIKPHETASLFTYDTSDDISASHIANKMSAFPPGALIVIDYLQILDQQRKKPALAEQLVTLSEFAASTGAIVIRISQINRTFAPRRGEYPSLDDVHFPNPVDVELFTKTCFLNDGEVRISSSA
- a CDS encoding SH3 domain-containing protein, whose amino-acid sequence is MEQLRKFAADMQGFTAPLAAASFALSAQYSDLERVTQAIADQFRPFERIVASNWTASPMFETGQLAELLGRPGFNAAAIVGLERMASRAAISELLFAYEGLGEPDAGDDLREALDAVQTLDTENAEEVASEAAIAYASRFTDAASIRRPLLQREISADWVAVVISAAALWYASQSPNHEDNARLETEIRGVRTILEQERADRADELASIRRLTARYNLRAAQNTDAAIIAEIQPDQLVRVLEQDGDWVRVEVIPYAGGDPLEGWMHRGGLRPLGH
- a CDS encoding Piwi domain-containing protein — its product is MADENPSAQIFTNGFEVSLPERVDAIVRDFPNPKEVAPERDRLSPHWFTHWTGGKLYHLRQSSGGPNLDGQEVSLETRQHPWLLRARLEDAMAEVFPNYDPLKLRPFTFLAQKTELVAEAATEAGINPKELAGITVTPRYELNAKIYEPQNGEIRIGIFVNIRLAYDIDLHLPDLQTKGVALGGLHVIRRNPAPGQRRYLGRIGNIQGSNLTLSESYDSPDMKVGSVKLEGSKENFSLVLSAILRGAKRKFDLALGRVESRYRLGPDFDQQVELMGTFLRKKSVTLGDGIEAIVGERIAFSNTGETPSIYKAPPVDYVFGRSGAPVASYAWDGLAENGPYDRTSYAKRNPRLLVVLPKATKGKVEQFLAAFRNGLGTPNKGFPQGFLKVMGLASLEYDMCTVDLNGLATHAVASAYCDQIGKKLEGEAHYDAAIVVLQTEHSDLRGEASPYLQTKSMLMTLGIASQEIRMTTITQDPAFAGYSMRNLAISLYAKLGGIPWTVHHDPTVADELIIGMGFTELSDSRIETRQRHVGITTVFSGDGNYLLGNVSKECAYSDYPDALRSSVMDVLRDVKARNNWQSGDTVRLIFHAHRPLKGIDVDKIVFECAREVGADQDVELAFVTVTEDHPFYLIDRNAKGLQAKSGMKGVYAPDRGTIVRLGRNTRLLATSSGTLIKRELTPLPRPLLVSVHQGSSFTDVDYLSEQVLKFTSLSWRSYLPSAIPVTISYSERIAEMLGRLKAIPGWSTLALSTKLKFSRWFL